GAAATGGGAGCAGCCGCGGTAAAACGAAAGAGAGGGAAGTATGAGTCAGTTTTTTTATATTCATCCGGAAAACCCACAACCGCGATTAATTAATCAGGCGGTGGAGATCGTGCGTAAGGGCGGTGTGATTGTTTATCCCACCGACTCCGGGTATGCGCTGGGGTGCAAAATCGAGGATAAAGGCGCGATGGAGCGGATTTGTCGCATCCGTCATCTGCCGGATGGCCACAACTTCACGCTGATGTGCCGCGATCTATCTGAACTGTCGACCTATTCATTCGTTGATAACGTGGCGTTTCGTCTGATTAAAAATAATACGCCCGGTAATTACACCTTTATCCTGAAAGGGACAAAAGAGGTGCCGCGTCGTTTATTGCAGGAAAAACGCAAAACCATCGGGCTGCGCGTACCGTCAAACCCGATTGCGCTGGCGCTGCTGGAAGCGCTCAATGAGCCGATGCTTTCGACGTCATTAATGCTGCCGGGCAGCGATTTTACCGAATCGGACCCTGATGAAATCAAGGATCGCCTGGAAAAAGTCGTTGATCTGATCATCCACGGCGGCTATCTCGGGCAGCAGCCGACAACGGTGATAGACTTAACCGATGACACGCCGGTGGTGCTCCGCGAAGGCGTTGGTGACGTTAAGCCTTTCCTATAGTGGCGCAAGCCGCTATACTACGCGGCCATTTCAGCAGCGGCTTCGCCGGACTGATGACCCTATTCGACGCCTGTGAAGGCGACACCTAAGGATGCTCTATGAGCGAAAAACTACAGAAAGTGCTGGCGCGAGCTGGCCACGGCTCCCGCCGTGAGATCGAATCTATTATTGAAGCTGGCCGCGTCAGCGTGGACGGTAAAATCGCTACCCTGGGCGACCGCGTTGAAGTGACGCCGGGGCTGAAAATTCGTATCGATGGTCATCTCATTTCGGTGAAAGAGTCCGTCGAGCAGATTTGTCGTGTGCTGGCGTACTACAAACCCGAAGGCGAGCTCTGTACCCGCAACGATCCTGAAGGCCGCCCGACGGTATTTGATCGTCTGCCAAAACTGCGCGGTGCGCGCTGGATTGCTGTTGGTCGTCTCGACGTCAATACCTGCGGTTTGTTGCTGTTTACCACCGACGGTGAGCTGGCGAACCGCCTGATGCACCCGAGCCGTGAAGTTGAGCGCGAATACGCCGTGCGCGTATTTGGTGAAGTGGACGATGCGAAGCTGCGCGATCTCGCGCGCGGTGTGCAACTGGAAGACGGCCAGGCGGCATTTAAAACCATCAAATTCAGCGGTGGTGAAGGGATTAACCAGTGGTACAACGTGACCCTGACCGAAGGGCGTAACCGCGAAGTGCGTCGCCTGTGGGAAGCGGTGGGTGTTCAGGTTAGCCGCCTGATCCGCGTCCGTTACGGTGATATCCCGCTGCCGAAAGGTCTGCCGCGCGGCGGCTGGACGGAGCTGGATCTGGCGCAAACCAACTATTTGCGCGAACTGGTTGGTCTGGAAGCGGAAACGCAATCAAAAGTGGCGGTAGAGAAAGATCGTCGCCGCATGAAAGCAAATCAGATCCGTCGTGCCGTGAAGCGCCACAGCCAGCCTGGCGGCACTCGCCGTCCTGGCAGTACGCGTAACAAAAACGATTAACAAAAAAGGGGCGAAAGCCCCTTTTTTATCGCCTGCGTTGACCACTGCTCGTCAACGGGCCTGCATTATCGCCAGCCCAGAATGGCCATCAATAATCAATACCGATCTGCGCTTTAATACCTGCTTCGAAAGCATGTTTAACCGGGCGTAGTTCACTGACCGTATCTGCCAGTTCCAGAATATCCCGGTGGCAGCCGCGTCCCGTAATGATCACCGTTTGCATTGGCGGACGGTTGCGCAACGCGTTCAGCACCGTTTCCAGCGGCAAATAATCATACGCCACCATGTAGGTCAGCTCATCGAGCAGCACCATGTCCAGAGAAGGGTCAGCCAGCATTTTCTCCGCGTGCTGCCACACCGCCAGACAAGCCGCTGTGTCACTTTCACGGTTCTGCGTGTCCCAGGTAAAACCGGTCGCCATGACCTGAAATTCCACACCCAATGGCTCCAGCAGGTTACGTTCGCCGTTTGGCCAGGTCCCTTTAATAAACTGGATCACGCCGACCTTTTTCCCATGTCCGACAGCGCGCGTGGCGGTGCCAAACGCTGCGGTGGTTTTGCCTTTGCCGTTACCGGTGAAGACAATAATAATTCCACGTTCGTCCTGCGCGGCGACGACGCGTGCATCAACGCGTTCTTTTACACGCTGTTGACGTTGCTGATAACGTTCTTCACTCATTGTGCAATCCCTGGTTTACGACCGGGTTGTGCATCAAAGCTCATCCCGGTTTTGCGTCGGCTGTCATCGCCCATCAGCCACAAATAGAGCGGCATAATATCGGCGGGGGTTTTGAGTTTTTGCGGATCTTCTGTCGGGAAGGCGCTGGCACGCATTTTAGTGCGCGTGCCGCCCGGGTTGATACAGTTGACCCGCAGGCGGTTCTGGTACTCTTCGGCCAGCACCTGCATCATTCCCTCGGTGGCGAATTTTGACGCTGCATAAGCACCCCAGTTGGCGCGCCCCTGACGCCCCACGCTGGAAGAGGTAAACACCAGCGAACCGCTGTCTGATTTGAGTAATAAAGGAAGAAGCGCCTGCGTAAGATAGAATGTTGCGTTGACGTTGACCTGCATAACGGCATCCCAGGTTGCGGGATCCTGTTCGCTCATCGGGCAAACATCGCCCAGTAAACCGGCGTTGTGCAGCACGCCATCAAGGCGTGGCGTGGTGGCTGCGATTGTTGCCGCCAACTGTTGGCACTCTTCCGGCGTACAGGTTGCCATATCCAGAGTAAACCATTGTGCCTGCTGACCTTCGTCATTTATTGCCTGCGCGACCTGGCGTAATTTCGCTTCCTGGCGTCCGAGCAAAATCAGGTTCGCGCCGTGGCGGGCGTAGGTCAGGGCGGCTTCTTTACCGATGCCGTCACTGGCACCAGTAACAAGAATTATGCGGTCGTTTAGCAGATCGCGTTGCGGCTGATAATGCATACTGCCTCCTCAGGCCGGGTCGGTATTCACCTTCATATGTTGGCTTTATGCCTTAAATGACAGGCTATTTCAATCGGCCTGGCGGAGAGTTGCGCAACCTTTAAGCCAGAGAGTGTTAAAAAATTCAGCGACATGGCACATTTGGTGCAGGGCTTGCGCGAGACGCGCCCGGACGGCTCATGTACACTGGAGCCATTATTTATTGGTGTAACCGAGGTGGTACGCGTGGAATTACTGTCTGAATATGGTCTGTTTTTGGCCAAGATCGCGACCGTGGTAGTGGCGATTGCGGTGATAGCAGTGCTTATTGTCAATCTGACGCAGCGCAAGCGCCAGCGGGGTGAGCTGAAAATTACCCGTTTGAGCGAGCAGTATAAAGAGATGCAGGAGGAGATGTCCGCTTCGTTGCTGGACGATCATCAGCAGAAACAGTGGTATAAAGCGCAGAAGAAAAAGCTGAAGCAGGAGGCAAAGGAAGCCAAAGCGAAAGCAAAAGCAGGGAAAAACGGTGATACAGGAAAATCACGCGTTTATGTGCTGGATTTTAAAGGCAGTATGGACGCCGGAGAAGTCAGCGGGTTGCGCGAGGAAATTACCGCCGTGCTGACCGTGGCCAAACCGCAGGATCAGGTCGTTCTGCGACTTGAAAGCCCCGGCGGCGTGGTGCACGGCTACGGTCTTGCGGCTTCTCAATTGCAGCGCCTGCGCGACAGACATATTCCGCTGACGATTGCCGTTGATAAAGTGGCAGCCAGCGGCGGTTATATGATGGCCTGCGTGGCGGATAAAATTGTTGCCGCGCCCTTCGCCATTATTGGCTCTATCGGCGTGGTGGCACAGGTCCCTAACTTCAACCGTTTCCTGAAAGGCAAAGAGATCGATATTGAGTTGCATACTGCCGGACAGTTTAAACGTACGCTCACTCTACTGGGTGAAAATACCGAAGAAGGGCGGCAGAAATTCCGCGAAAGCCTGAATGAAACCCATGACTTATTTAAAGAATTCGTTCATCAGATGCGCCCGGCACTGGATATTGAAAGCGTGGCGACCGGTGAACACTGGTATGGCTCCCAGGCGCTGGAGAAGGGGCTGATTGATCAGATTGGCACCAGCGACGAACTGCTGCTCAGCCTGTATGAGAATCATGAAGTTATCGGCGTCCGCTACCAGCAACGCAAGAAAATGATGGAGCGGTTTACCGGCAGTGCGACAGAGAGTATTGACCATCTGCTGATGCGCTGGTGGCAGCGCGGGCAAAAACCCCTGATGTAAACAAAACGCGAGGCCAGAAGCCTCGCGTTTTTACTTAGTCAATAAGATGATACTTTTCTGAAAGTTCATGCGCTAAGTATTTGAACATATTGAATACTGCCGTGCTTTTTGGCGTTGGCAGACCTTGCTCATCCAGATAGTACTCGCCGCTGAACACCAGCACGCCATTGCGCTGGGTAACATCGGTGGCGGCAATACCTGCCAGCGTATCTTCATGCTCACGGATCAGTTTGTTAGCCAGCTCCAGCAATGTTTGGCGATCGATGGGTTGAGATGTACCGGTCATTTTTCTACTCCTCAAAATTTTCTGAAGTTTACCGCTGGCCCGGACAGGGAGCAAATTTTCCCTGTTTTTGCAAAGGGTTTGCCCTGTTGTTGTGCTGGCGCGTTTCATTTTTGCGTGCTAATAAAGTTGCGTAACAAATTTTATC
The Kosakonia oryzae genome window above contains:
- a CDS encoding L-threonylcarbamoyladenylate synthase: MSQFFYIHPENPQPRLINQAVEIVRKGGVIVYPTDSGYALGCKIEDKGAMERICRIRHLPDGHNFTLMCRDLSELSTYSFVDNVAFRLIKNNTPGNYTFILKGTKEVPRRLLQEKRKTIGLRVPSNPIALALLEALNEPMLSTSLMLPGSDFTESDPDEIKDRLEKVVDLIIHGGYLGQQPTTVIDLTDDTPVVLREGVGDVKPFL
- the rluB gene encoding 23S rRNA pseudouridine(2605) synthase RluB, whose amino-acid sequence is MSEKLQKVLARAGHGSRREIESIIEAGRVSVDGKIATLGDRVEVTPGLKIRIDGHLISVKESVEQICRVLAYYKPEGELCTRNDPEGRPTVFDRLPKLRGARWIAVGRLDVNTCGLLLFTTDGELANRLMHPSREVEREYAVRVFGEVDDAKLRDLARGVQLEDGQAAFKTIKFSGGEGINQWYNVTLTEGRNREVRRLWEAVGVQVSRLIRVRYGDIPLPKGLPRGGWTELDLAQTNYLRELVGLEAETQSKVAVEKDRRRMKANQIRRAVKRHSQPGGTRRPGSTRNKND
- the cobO gene encoding cob(I)yrinic acid a,c-diamide adenosyltransferase codes for the protein MSEERYQQRQQRVKERVDARVVAAQDERGIIIVFTGNGKGKTTAAFGTATRAVGHGKKVGVIQFIKGTWPNGERNLLEPLGVEFQVMATGFTWDTQNRESDTAACLAVWQHAEKMLADPSLDMVLLDELTYMVAYDYLPLETVLNALRNRPPMQTVIITGRGCHRDILELADTVSELRPVKHAFEAGIKAQIGIDY
- a CDS encoding YciK family oxidoreductase; translated protein: MHYQPQRDLLNDRIILVTGASDGIGKEAALTYARHGANLILLGRQEAKLRQVAQAINDEGQQAQWFTLDMATCTPEECQQLAATIAATTPRLDGVLHNAGLLGDVCPMSEQDPATWDAVMQVNVNATFYLTQALLPLLLKSDSGSLVFTSSSVGRQGRANWGAYAASKFATEGMMQVLAEEYQNRLRVNCINPGGTRTKMRASAFPTEDPQKLKTPADIMPLYLWLMGDDSRRKTGMSFDAQPGRKPGIAQ
- the sohB gene encoding protease SohB, with protein sequence MELLSEYGLFLAKIATVVVAIAVIAVLIVNLTQRKRQRGELKITRLSEQYKEMQEEMSASLLDDHQQKQWYKAQKKKLKQEAKEAKAKAKAGKNGDTGKSRVYVLDFKGSMDAGEVSGLREEITAVLTVAKPQDQVVLRLESPGGVVHGYGLAASQLQRLRDRHIPLTIAVDKVAASGGYMMACVADKIVAAPFAIIGSIGVVAQVPNFNRFLKGKEIDIELHTAGQFKRTLTLLGENTEEGRQKFRESLNETHDLFKEFVHQMRPALDIESVATGEHWYGSQALEKGLIDQIGTSDELLLSLYENHEVIGVRYQQRKKMMERFTGSATESIDHLLMRWWQRGQKPLM
- a CDS encoding YciN family protein — protein: MTGTSQPIDRQTLLELANKLIREHEDTLAGIAATDVTQRNGVLVFSGEYYLDEQGLPTPKSTAVFNMFKYLAHELSEKYHLID